TTACTTAAAACATACTTCATTTTAGCCTTCTAATGCCCTACAGAAACATGTTTTTTGttagtaaacaaaacaaactgctTGGTACAGTACCTCATATGTAGTAAACTCATAATAATTTTGAGCTATGATAGTAAAAACCAGCTTTATGTGGTCAAATATATTGATTAGATACTTGATGAGGTAAAACTATTTCTGATaggttttcagtttttagaaaCAAACTGGTAAAATACTCCTTGGGGAACATAAGTTCCAGTTTCATTTGAAGCTGGGAGCTTATGCTGTATTTCCAGTAATGATGagttaagaaacagaaatgaaacttCAAACGTTCTGATAATTGTATAAAGGTAGGTAAGTTTGCCTGAAATACAAGAATGTTTTACCTAATgggctttaaatattttctaggaGAATTGATCGTTCAAGCTTATTTGAAATGTAGggctttctttttggaaaattacagagcactttttaaatttattttttgtcttgcattttttttaagtattgttttacatttatagtgTCATGGTCCAAAAATGTACTGCTTTATTTAGTATATCTCACAGATAATGAATTTAATACTTTACAGTCCATATTCTAATACTTCTGTTAGGTTGCTCTTATGTATTCCAGTTCTAAATATAATATGTTGGTAAATAATTCTGTTCAGCCTATCCATGCCTTAGAATTATACATTTGCGCTTTTTAAAGTCCGTATTAAAGAAACATTACACTGTAGTTGTCTTCACCTACATTTTCTGTTTAGAACTGCTTACtataggtcagtggttctcaaaatatgGTTCCATCAGAATACAAATGCTGTATTATAatccagtctttaaaaaaataacttttggcCCACATCTACTTCCAGCTATCGCCCTATTTCTCTGTGTAGTGTACAGCAAAACTACTCCAAAGTACTTTCTacttcttccattctttcttaaaCCTGTTGCAATGAAGTTTTCCTCTCTGCCACCTCACCGAAACACTTCTTCTTGAAGTCAGCAATGACTTCCACGTTGCCTAATGAAACCCTCACGTCTCAGTCCACGTGTTATCCCCCAAGAGATTTTTACAGATCTGGGCCATTCCCTTTTGAAACAAATTCTTTACTTGGCGTCCAGGTATTACAGTCTTCTAATTTCCACCTACTTCTCTAACCAATCACTCCTTGATCTCATTGGTTTATTCCATTCATTCCCTTGACTTCTAATGTTGGAGCTCCCTAGAGCTTAGTCCTCGGGTTTCTTTTCTACTTATACTTATCTGGTCtcatgattttaaataatgtctttgTGTGGATGTTGTTCAAATGATTATATTCAATGTGGGCTTCTCCCTTGAACTACAGACCAGATGTTTAATTGCCTCACAACATTTGATTTTCCCCAGATAGTCCCTTCACTTCCTTCAAGGGTTGGTCAAACAACACCTCATCAGAGACCTTCCCTGACGAACCTACCTAAATAACTCCTTGCCccaacactattttattttattttttcccatgacTCTTATAACCTGGCATGttatatacatagacatatataaacatttacatgtaatatttatacatatctatgtataatatataacaagtacatacatgttatatatagacatatttacatgtaaatatgtatatgtatataattatttgtaaatatttttctttatgtgtataACATACATGTGtaacatgtaaacaaatacatatttacaaatacttacaTTATATatctgtaaatatgtatatatattaatacatgtttGGTCTGTTTTCCCCTAATAGAATTTACTAGAATCCAAGCTACATGAAGGCAGGCTCTTAGTGCCTAGAATAGTTCCTGGACTTTAATAGGCCCTGAATGACTACATAATGGCATTCCAGACAATATGCTTGATTCCAAGATATTCATCCGGAGAATTTTagcaataacaaaacaaaaaaggtttaACCACCTGCCATAGTAAGGAACATTAGGTTAATATCTagattttacatattaaaaattgaCTCCACCTACCACAAATCAAGCATCTACATTGAAGGGGAAAATGATTTGTATAGTTTTTATGGAGAAAAGACTAATAAACTCAAATTCTATTGCATTATTTGCCTGGAAATCTTGTGCAGAGCATTGATTTTTGCTGTTTTAGAGGAAGTGAACAAAAcgaattttcttctttcttgagccAATACCAAATATCAAATTTTGGGGTATTGGAAAAATTTCATGAGGCTGCAGTTTGAGCTGTTTGTTCCCATCAAGACATTTTTGCAAATAGAAGATCAAGGTTTTCTGATACCCTAGTGAATCACAAGATTATTCTTTCTAATTGATGTTAATATCctgtacctgaaactaaaagggaaaaataggaaCAGTgatggtaacattttttttttttgtaaaagagaaaaatcctctttggatttctttcgcTTAGCGAAAACAGGTTCGAACGTAGGTCTTCCATAAAAGTGATATGATGTGATGCAAAATTTTGGAAAGTGGGGAGTGCTCTTTGCTTTACATCATTTTGGTTTATGAAAGGTTTCATAGGAATTCTACTTTTGGTTAGCAGGGGAAGCCTGTATCAAATTAATTGCATTTATAAAAGTATACCATGCTCTCAGATCTTTGTACTTTTATAGATACTGTTTCTTTTGCCTGAACCAACCTTTCTTTTGATTTGGCTTTACCTTCTCCGTGATGCTTCTTCTGATCtccttgatctcatttttgaGCTATTCGTCTCTGTGTCTGAAAGACCTTTTGCATACATTACATAAATTATCTCTCAATAATTTGCTAATCTCGTtctcccaaaatatttttattgttcactGAAACGATAAAagattgtcttttatttctgtgttccatTTGCATATAGTATAGTGCCTGCCATTAGTaggtgttcaagaaatatttgctaaatgaatgaatgaataacaagtCCTCTCTTCCACAAGCGTAGCATTGGGAACTAATATTTCCCATAGTTGAAATAACAGAAAAGTGGGAAATTATGGTCAGAGtcttcctaattcatttttttcttagagcTCCTGTGTTCCTTTGTCTTGATAAATATACTCAACAGACAATTGAGATCATGAACGTTTTTTTAGAGCTTTTGGAGTACAGGCACTAAAGCTAGAATATACGAAAACACTTCTACCTTTTATTCTGctgttttgaataaaataaaaacacttaataaaaacatttttatttaagaagtcAGTCACTGTCATTCAGTTATCAGTTGAAAAGCTTTAtttcttaaagatattttttaagttaaaatctttttatattcCAAATTAGGTATTCCAGCCTTagatttaaaactcatttttttctgagtacaGTTTATCTTAAATATACAAGGGAATATATTTTCATAGAGTGTGTTGAAAATCAGGAAAATCAAGGGTTCTGATTCTGTCAGGTGTGGTATTTagattattattttgataaaatccagtaGCTCTGATATGGTTTGTAAATGCTTGCTCCTTTGGAGTGTAATTGCAGGGGAAAAACTGTGGCATAGGTAAAAATTCACCATAAGTACTTGAATTGGTTTTATACATAATCATCTTAGGTTTTGATAGTGAAGTAGCTGTATGGAGTGTCTTTGGGTCCAACATACATGAAAACACAGGATTGCCAGGGTTCACACAAGGAGGCAGTTGTTCAGCTTTCATTTCTGTGTCTGAATTTGAAGCTGAAGTATTTTTCTTACcctaaaatataaacacatcaaAACAGTCTCAgttataaaattctggaaaaaaaaaaaactaaacttagCTTCAACCCTgttttacaccactcacaaaaattaacttgaaatgaattaaagacttaaatgtaagacctgacactgcaaaactcttaggaaaaaaaattggtaaaaagCTCCTTGATATTGGTCTTGGAAACGATATtttggatataacaccaaaagtatatgcaacagcaaaaaaataaacaagtggactacatcaaactaaaaagcttctgcatagcaaaagaaaccatcagcagaGTGaaacaacctacagaatgggagaaaatgtttgcaaaccatatatctgataaggggttaatattcaagatatacaaggaactcatacaactcaatagcaaaaacacaaTTTGATTAATAAAATCGGCAAAGGACCTGAATTGACATTTCCCCAAGGATATACAAATGGgaaacaggtacatgaaaaggtgctggacatcaccaatcatcagggaaatgcaaatcaaaccacagcGAGATAAcagctcacacctgttagaactgCTGTTATCAAAAAGTCCAGATATAACGAGTGTTAGGATGTtaaggaaagggaacccttgtgcactattggtgagaatgtaaattggaggttcctcaaaaaattaaaaggagaactaccatatgatccagcaatcccaatCACGGATATATATCCGAAGGAAATGAAATGTCGGAGGAAGATTTTtgctctacccttctaggttcttttgaTGACTGGtctaatcaaattgacatgagacagattagtgGAGAGAAACTAAGTTTAgtaacatgtatacctcctgtatgTATGCGAGAGACCCAGGAAAAATGAGCAAATCTGAAATGGCAGAGGCCAACACGTTAAATAACATCaccagctaaagacaaaagatgttGGGAGTGAGGAGTCAGGAGAGGGGAGCTTTCCAGGAAAGCACAATAACCAAGCACAGTTGTTACGCAGATTGAAGTCCTAGCCTTCTCCATTGATGAGAGTTTCTAGAGATAAGGTCATCCTCCTAAAGtgagggagacacccttacaaatggagatttacCTTATACAGTTAACATATAAAAATCTCTTACAAAAGAGTAACTTCTCAGTTTTTAGAACTTTCCCTAAGtctgcagtttcttaaaaataatcagcctaaaataatccttatgccaaagagacatatttttgGATGGCAAATTTTGCTTCATTACAGAAATCACTATCTCAGTGAGATAATCTACATCCccatgttcatcacagcattatttataatggcctagacatggaaacaacctgtgttcatcgacagatgaatgaatgaagaaaatgtatataaacacaatTCACAGAGAAAGACACACTGTCTGATCTCACATATATTTGgaatcttgtatttttttaaagccaaactCATTAAAATAGTAGAATGTTTGGGGAGGTCGGGGGGgggggctgggcagggtggggttgGGAGTGGCGTTGATGGAGAGATGTTGATGaaagggtacaaatttccagttataaggaTAAGTTCAGGGGATCTAATGTCCAGCATGGTTAACTGTATATaatacagttaacaatactgtattatatacttaaaagttcctaagagagtagatcttaaatattgtcataaaaaaaaaaaaactgtaattagGTGATGGAGATGTTAACCGTATtgtaataatttcataatatattCATATGTCAAATCATAacgtacaccttaaacttacacagtttTACATgtgtatgtgaattatgtctcaataaagccaggaagggaaaac
The nucleotide sequence above comes from Rhinolophus ferrumequinum isolate MPI-CBG mRhiFer1 chromosome 6, mRhiFer1_v1.p, whole genome shotgun sequence. Encoded proteins:
- the PIERCE2 gene encoding piercer of microtubule wall 2 protein, with product MTEHDWGKKNTSASNSDTEMKAEQLPPCVNPGNPVFSCMLDPKTLHTATSLSKPKMIMYKTNSSTYGEFLPMPQFFPCNYTPKEQAFTNHIRATGFYQNNNLNTTPDRIRTLDFPDFQHTL